The Paenibacillus sophorae genome has a segment encoding these proteins:
- a CDS encoding MDR family MFS transporter, which translates to MKNSKLKWLVIGSILNNAGISFIWPLNTIYMHDHLGKSLAVAGLVLLIDSITTLIGNFFGGRLFDRIGGYKTVLLGLFISIISLTGLVINHNWPFYAVFLAILGLGTGILFTSVNSLATSLSGYDHRYVFNSIYLGLNIGVAVGTSIAGFIADFDISLIFIANLLLYIAFLIIVLFFYKDIGAIHPQNESKELSEARDRNKRKLLIHVFIICFVYFVVWMGYVQWQSTISAYLPKVNISIKQYSFLWTINALLIILGQPLISLIIKKVAHTYKVQIYVGVMLFVFSFIVLIFSQQYIGFIAAIVLLTLGEMFVFPAIPAMINAISPANAKGSFQSFVNISSTSGRALGPMLGGVIVEQLSYVYLYLAAIILMVLSVFIFHYKLNTVTRMDKKI; encoded by the coding sequence ATGAAAAATTCAAAGTTAAAATGGTTAGTGATAGGATCAATTTTGAACAATGCGGGGATCAGTTTTATTTGGCCGCTAAATACGATTTACATGCACGATCACCTGGGGAAATCACTGGCTGTTGCTGGCTTAGTGTTACTTATAGATTCTATTACAACGTTAATCGGCAATTTTTTCGGTGGGCGGTTATTTGACAGGATAGGTGGCTATAAGACAGTTTTACTCGGACTGTTTATCTCGATTATTTCACTAACTGGTTTAGTTATTAATCATAATTGGCCATTTTACGCCGTATTTTTAGCGATCCTGGGTTTGGGTACAGGTATCCTTTTTACATCCGTTAATTCGCTTGCGACCAGTCTATCAGGCTATGATCATCGTTATGTATTTAATTCCATTTACTTAGGGCTTAATATCGGGGTAGCTGTCGGAACATCGATTGCCGGTTTCATTGCGGATTTCGATATTTCTCTTATATTTATAGCGAACTTGCTATTATACATCGCCTTTTTAATTATCGTTTTATTTTTTTACAAAGATATAGGAGCCATTCATCCACAAAATGAATCTAAAGAGTTAAGTGAAGCAAGAGATCGTAATAAGCGTAAACTGTTAATTCATGTATTTATCATTTGTTTTGTTTACTTCGTGGTGTGGATGGGTTATGTCCAATGGCAAAGTACTATTTCGGCTTATTTACCAAAAGTTAATATTTCAATTAAACAGTATAGCTTTTTGTGGACGATCAATGCATTGCTGATTATTTTAGGCCAGCCACTGATTTCGCTAATTATTAAGAAAGTGGCTCATACTTATAAAGTACAGATTTATGTGGGCGTTATGCTATTTGTTTTTTCCTTCATTGTCCTCATATTTAGTCAACAGTATATCGGGTTCATAGCAGCTATTGTCTTGCTTACCTTAGGAGAAATGTTTGTGTTTCCCGCTATACCCGCAATGATTAATGCGATTTCACCAGCTAATGCAAAAGGATCGTTTCAAAGTTTTGTGAATATATCATCTACCTCAGGTAGAGCACTCGGACCCATGCTTGGCGGAGTTATTGTTGAACAATTATCCTACGTTTATCTCTATTTAGCGGCGATTATTCTAATGGTTCTATCGGTGTTCATTTTTCACTATAAGCTAAACACAGTGACCCGTATGGATAAAAAGATTTAA
- a CDS encoding MerR family transcriptional regulator has translation MYKISDVSQLTGLSTHTLRYYEEIGLLPAVNKNCSGIREYSDEDVAFIEFVKDLKEMGLSLEEIIHFGKEGCVNENSALTMNNQLFSVLTKRLAVLENHLRELDEKRKIIENHRAKIIDRMSLYKAMINK, from the coding sequence ATGTATAAAATAAGTGATGTCTCGCAGTTAACGGGGTTGTCTACGCACACGCTTCGCTACTATGAAGAAATAGGTCTGCTTCCTGCAGTGAATAAGAATTGTTCTGGTATCAGAGAGTATAGCGACGAAGATGTTGCCTTTATAGAATTTGTTAAGGATTTAAAAGAAATGGGACTATCGTTAGAAGAGATTATCCATTTTGGAAAAGAGGGGTGTGTGAATGAAAACAGCGCTTTAACTATGAATAACCAGCTATTTAGCGTATTAACGAAACGTTTAGCTGTACTGGAAAATCATTTACGGGAACTCGATGAAAAAAGAAAAATTATTGAGAATCATAGAGCAAAAATAATCGATCGAATGAGCTTGTATAAGGCTATGATAAACAAATGA
- a CDS encoding SDR family oxidoreductase, whose amino-acid sequence MENNLVGKVALVTGASRGMGREIAENLARHGAKVVVNYASSPGKAEEVVAGIKQQGGEAIAIQADISKVAEVESLFKKTLEAYGQVDILVNNAGIMITKPIANITEEDFDKQFAINVKGTFFACQQAALHMNENGRIINFSTSVTGQMFPTYSSYAGTKGAVEQITRQLAKELGPKGITINAVAPGPVNTELFTVGKSEEQIKAVGNMNSFGRLGEPEDISNVVLSLASQESQWVTGQTLRVNGGFI is encoded by the coding sequence ATGGAAAACAATCTTGTAGGTAAAGTAGCTTTGGTGACAGGTGCATCGAGAGGGATGGGACGAGAAATTGCCGAGAATTTGGCTCGGCATGGGGCGAAAGTCGTTGTCAATTACGCAAGCAGTCCAGGAAAAGCAGAGGAAGTCGTAGCTGGAATTAAACAGCAAGGTGGAGAGGCCATAGCGATTCAAGCCGATATTAGCAAAGTGGCCGAAGTGGAGAGTCTGTTCAAGAAGACGCTGGAAGCCTACGGGCAAGTAGATATTCTGGTAAATAACGCGGGCATTATGATTACAAAACCAATCGCGAACATCACGGAAGAGGATTTCGACAAGCAGTTTGCGATTAATGTCAAAGGGACCTTCTTCGCCTGCCAGCAAGCTGCTTTACACATGAATGAGAACGGGCGGATCATCAATTTCTCCACTTCGGTAACGGGTCAGATGTTCCCGACATACAGCTCGTATGCGGGAACAAAAGGAGCCGTGGAACAGATCACCCGTCAGCTTGCGAAAGAGCTCGGACCGAAAGGAATCACCATTAATGCGGTGGCTCCGGGCCCAGTAAACACGGAGCTCTTCACCGTTGGGAAGTCCGAGGAGCAAATTAAGGCTGTCGGTAATATGAATTCGTTCGGACGGTTAGGGGAACCGGAAGACATTTCGAATGTAGTGCTATCCTTGGCTAGCCAGGAATCGCAGTGGGTTACGGGTCAGACCCTTCGCGTTAACGGTGGATTTATCTAA
- a CDS encoding alkaline phosphatase family protein, giving the protein MSSEAASQRPSYIILLSIDGMANFYLQEQQVRMPHLRSLIKQGVMAGAMKSVFPTATWAIHSSIVTGTYPRKHGILGNWVMNRSTKSVGEYFSDSTWGKEDILQRETIYDTAKRLGWTTASVCWPVTREAQSIDYNIPEFYDQDLFEAYATPGLWKELKEAGLPVEHYGSWSKDHARGHMQDWLTTEVAKHLIQRHKPNLMLLHYLLPDSYQHDYGTRSQEVYWSLEYIDERIGELVSTLKEEGIWEDTALCIVSDHGFVDTTKTVFPNVCFKQKGWFDPDQPEQSKVAAVSNGGSGYVYIFEEDPDMKAALMREVKQCLQEMEGVGRLFEPQDYESLGLPVEGEMEDQRPDFVFEAEMDCFIHFEHEGDLVHMEGTKFQGMHGYLPDHEELKCIFVAAGKSIPSGIQIPEIHIVDIAPTLLSMIGGEIPGIDGQAIDFNTNRKGARNGQYSNEQHESISF; this is encoded by the coding sequence ATGAGCTCTGAAGCAGCCAGTCAACGGCCTTCTTATATCATATTACTCAGCATTGACGGCATGGCGAACTTCTATCTTCAGGAACAGCAGGTTAGAATGCCGCATCTAAGATCTTTAATCAAGCAGGGTGTAATGGCGGGTGCGATGAAAAGCGTATTTCCAACGGCGACCTGGGCTATTCATTCCAGCATCGTTACCGGAACCTATCCCCGCAAGCACGGGATTCTTGGAAACTGGGTGATGAATCGCTCAACTAAAAGCGTCGGCGAATATTTTAGCGATAGTACTTGGGGCAAGGAAGATATTCTTCAAAGAGAGACCATTTATGACACGGCCAAACGACTGGGATGGACAACGGCTTCCGTATGCTGGCCCGTTACTAGGGAAGCCCAATCGATTGATTATAATATCCCTGAATTTTATGATCAGGATTTATTTGAAGCCTATGCTACACCGGGGTTGTGGAAAGAGCTTAAAGAAGCGGGGTTGCCGGTTGAACATTACGGTTCCTGGAGTAAAGATCATGCGCGGGGACACATGCAGGATTGGTTGACGACGGAAGTTGCCAAGCATTTGATACAGAGGCATAAGCCTAATCTCATGCTGCTTCATTATTTGCTTCCGGACAGCTATCAGCATGATTACGGAACCCGATCGCAAGAGGTGTATTGGTCCCTGGAATATATCGACGAGCGGATCGGGGAGCTCGTTTCGACGCTGAAAGAAGAAGGGATCTGGGAGGACACCGCTCTATGTATCGTATCCGATCATGGATTCGTCGATACGACGAAAACGGTTTTTCCCAATGTATGCTTCAAACAAAAAGGCTGGTTCGATCCGGATCAGCCGGAGCAAAGCAAGGTGGCAGCGGTATCCAATGGCGGTTCCGGATACGTGTATATTTTTGAGGAAGACCCTGACATGAAAGCTGCACTGATGCGGGAAGTGAAACAATGCCTGCAGGAAATGGAAGGGGTAGGCAGACTCTTTGAACCGCAGGATTATGAAAGTTTGGGTTTGCCTGTTGAAGGAGAAATGGAGGATCAACGTCCGGATTTTGTTTTTGAAGCGGAGATGGATTGTTTCATTCATTTTGAACACGAGGGAGATCTTGTGCACATGGAAGGAACGAAGTTTCAAGGCATGCACGGCTATTTGCCTGATCATGAGGAATTGAAATGCATCTTTGTTGCCGCAGGCAAATCGATTCCTTCAGGCATTCAAATACCGGAAATTCACATTGTCGATATAGCTCCGACCCTTTTAAGTATGATCGGAGGTGAGATTCCCGGAATAGACGGACAGGCCATTGATTTCAATACTAATCGCAAAGGAGCAAGAAATGGGCAATACAGCAATGAACAGCATGAAAGCATTTCTTTTTGA
- a CDS encoding NAD(P)H-dependent oxidoreductase produces the protein MKTLVIVAHPNLTNSVVNKAWVERLSQEKEITVHDLYAEYPERRINVEREQQLLLEHDRIVFQFPLYWYSSPSLLKEWQDVVLTYGWAYGAEGTKLHGKEFVLAISTGGPEAAYQAGGFNHYSMSELTKPFQATANLTGMRFLPTFTMQGVRLLTNEQICESAEALVRHLKASL, from the coding sequence ATGAAGACATTAGTCATTGTGGCACATCCGAATTTAACGAATTCCGTTGTAAACAAAGCGTGGGTGGAGCGATTAAGCCAAGAAAAAGAGATTACTGTCCATGATTTATATGCCGAGTACCCAGAAAGACGAATTAACGTGGAACGTGAACAGCAGTTATTATTGGAGCATGACCGGATTGTTTTTCAATTCCCACTTTACTGGTACAGCAGTCCTTCATTGCTAAAAGAATGGCAGGATGTGGTCCTCACCTACGGATGGGCTTATGGCGCTGAAGGAACCAAATTACATGGAAAAGAGTTTGTTCTGGCCATTTCCACAGGCGGGCCGGAAGCTGCATATCAAGCAGGAGGGTTCAATCACTACAGCATGAGTGAATTAACCAAACCCTTTCAAGCAACCGCTAACCTGACGGGAATGCGCTTCTTGCCAACCTTTACAATGCAAGGTGTTCGACTGTTAACAAATGAACAAATTTGTGAAAGCGCGGAGGCATTGGTACGTCATCTCAAGGCATCACTCTAG
- a CDS encoding aldo/keto reductase, translated as MNIQLNEQLSISKLVIGCMRMNDWKLSAQQVVEFIEWCIERGITTFDHADIYGGDHRNEALFGEVLQLEPTLREKIQIVTKCDICVPNAKNPNIKTRFFNTDKQYVLAQVNESLDKLQCGYIDILLIHMFDLLVDPAELNETLLQLKDEGKVKYFGLSNHSPLEFDTLQKYTDIPFVTHQFMLHPLGIQNYHNGTMTHCLKEGISPMIWSPLAGGRIFNPTNAAEENMNNVLENIRQELGLEHIDEVVYKWIFKHSSNPAIVLGTGNKERIERAVQSVDGVQMTREQWYKILIEAGYTLW; from the coding sequence TTGAACATTCAATTAAACGAACAGCTTTCCATTTCCAAACTGGTCATCGGATGCATGAGGATGAATGATTGGAAACTGAGCGCCCAGCAAGTGGTAGAGTTTATCGAATGGTGTATTGAGCGGGGCATTACAACCTTTGACCATGCCGATATTTATGGAGGCGATCATCGAAACGAAGCGCTTTTTGGAGAAGTTTTGCAATTGGAGCCAACCTTGCGGGAGAAAATTCAAATTGTCACGAAATGCGATATCTGTGTCCCGAATGCCAAAAACCCCAATATTAAGACCCGATTCTTCAACACGGATAAACAATACGTCCTGGCCCAGGTTAACGAATCCTTGGATAAGCTTCAATGCGGTTACATTGATATCCTGTTGATTCATATGTTCGACCTGCTGGTCGATCCGGCCGAGCTTAATGAAACTCTCCTTCAGCTTAAGGATGAGGGGAAAGTCAAATATTTTGGCTTATCCAACCATAGTCCGCTTGAGTTTGACACTTTGCAAAAATATACGGATATTCCGTTTGTCACTCACCAATTCATGCTGCATCCGCTAGGCATCCAAAATTATCATAACGGCACAATGACCCATTGCCTGAAAGAAGGCATCTCCCCGATGATTTGGTCCCCTTTGGCTGGAGGAAGGATCTTCAATCCCACTAATGCGGCTGAGGAAAATATGAACAACGTACTGGAAAACATCCGGCAGGAGCTTGGGCTGGAACATATCGATGAAGTCGTTTATAAATGGATCTTTAAGCACTCGTCCAATCCTGCTATCGTGCTGGGCACCGGAAACAAGGAGCGGATTGAGCGGGCCGTACAATCTGTAGACGGCGTGCAGATGACCCGAGAACAGTGGTATAAAATCCTGATTGAAGCAGGGTATACGCTGTGGTAG
- a CDS encoding transporter substrate-binding domain-containing protein, with product MENVNSKAENNTAQAANLLETIKANGKIRVGTEGTYAPFTFHDESGKLTGFDVEIAQEVANCLGVQIEFIETNRDSLIAGLDTGQFDIVVNEITIRNDLKDKYDFSDPYIVSKAELIVHQDNRDIKRLANLKGKKAGQSLQNDLTDIAKESGAIIVQTEGFSQSIDLLTSKQIDVVINNGLFYLYMKRQNPDAPIKVVGRTVSSWKSGILVRKGNEELVNAINQALTDMRYDGTYLKISKKYFGLNVSR from the coding sequence TTGGAAAATGTTAATAGCAAAGCTGAAAATAATACCGCACAGGCAGCAAACTTGCTGGAAACCATAAAAGCAAATGGTAAAATCCGCGTCGGAACGGAAGGAACCTATGCGCCGTTTACATTCCATGATGAAAGTGGCAAGCTCACCGGATTTGACGTGGAAATCGCGCAGGAAGTAGCCAATTGTCTCGGGGTACAAATTGAATTTATAGAGACTAATCGGGACAGTTTGATTGCAGGATTAGACACTGGACAGTTTGATATCGTGGTTAATGAAATAACGATTCGCAATGACCTTAAAGACAAATATGATTTTTCAGATCCTTATATCGTTTCGAAAGCAGAACTGATTGTTCATCAGGATAATCGGGATATTAAGAGGCTAGCCAATCTGAAAGGAAAAAAAGCCGGACAATCGCTGCAAAACGATCTTACCGATATTGCCAAAGAGAGCGGCGCTATCATAGTGCAAACAGAAGGGTTTAGCCAATCGATAGATTTACTGACATCCAAACAAATTGACGTCGTAATCAATAACGGACTTTTTTACTTGTATATGAAAAGGCAAAATCCTGATGCGCCAATCAAAGTCGTCGGTCGAACCGTCTCTTCTTGGAAGAGTGGGATTCTGGTGAGAAAAGGAAATGAAGAATTGGTGAATGCGATTAATCAAGCATTGACTGATATGAGATATGACGGAACTTACTTGAAGATTTCAAAAAAATATTTTGGGTTGAATGTATCCAGATAA
- a CDS encoding extracellular solute-binding protein, whose protein sequence is MKSMLKLCAIMTLSVSLIAGCSSSPAESTKDNASNPSPEPQNQSITFIDTAGGANTQKFFSEMIPKASSELGIKINYVTGSGAEIQQRLSAQKQGEGDIDVLLLKPDGIGNMIEAGIPFETLENNPEIPNISLVEPSELKDALGIATNGKAVPFWHDQFGILYNSDKIKNPPKSWDEFYERRGEWAGHIGMIRSDAKSGGGRIMQRDILLGYGVDFSKPFETLQKTTEWTNGINKFSEFSKAFFKPLASEPPVLFQQFASEDVWITEYAIDYTLWSRDQGLLPKSVKSTFFPSGHYGGAAYLAIPSNAPDSQKELAAKFVNWMLSEETQVKMMETLWIYMGINKYDKVPQTVWNNVPSWDVVKKSRIPLNNNEAYTFLKEKGMDLVK, encoded by the coding sequence ATGAAATCCATGCTGAAGCTGTGCGCAATTATGACATTAAGTGTATCTTTGATTGCCGGTTGTTCAAGCAGTCCTGCCGAAAGCACTAAAGACAATGCAAGTAACCCGTCTCCTGAGCCCCAAAACCAATCCATTACATTTATCGATACCGCAGGCGGAGCAAACACGCAAAAGTTTTTTAGCGAGATGATTCCAAAAGCATCAAGCGAATTGGGCATCAAAATTAACTATGTCACTGGGTCCGGGGCTGAAATTCAGCAAAGATTATCCGCTCAGAAACAAGGTGAAGGCGATATCGACGTGCTGTTGTTAAAGCCGGATGGCATCGGCAATATGATTGAAGCGGGAATCCCTTTTGAAACGCTTGAAAACAACCCGGAAATCCCCAATATTTCGCTGGTTGAGCCTAGTGAATTAAAGGATGCCTTAGGAATTGCAACGAACGGTAAAGCGGTTCCTTTCTGGCACGATCAATTTGGAATCTTGTACAACTCCGATAAAATCAAGAATCCTCCTAAATCATGGGATGAATTTTATGAAAGACGGGGCGAATGGGCCGGCCACATCGGTATGATCCGTTCGGACGCAAAGTCCGGCGGAGGAAGAATCATGCAGCGCGATATTCTTCTCGGTTACGGAGTAGACTTCTCCAAGCCTTTTGAAACTTTACAAAAAACAACCGAATGGACGAACGGCATCAATAAATTCAGCGAATTCTCGAAGGCGTTCTTTAAGCCTTTAGCTTCTGAACCGCCGGTATTGTTCCAGCAATTTGCCTCTGAGGATGTTTGGATTACCGAATATGCAATTGACTATACACTCTGGTCGAGAGACCAAGGCTTGCTTCCTAAATCCGTAAAATCCACCTTTTTCCCAAGCGGCCATTATGGCGGTGCAGCTTATTTAGCGATACCGTCTAACGCGCCTGACAGTCAGAAAGAGCTGGCTGCTAAGTTTGTAAACTGGATGCTTTCGGAAGAAACGCAGGTGAAAATGATGGAAACGCTGTGGATCTATATGGGAATCAATAAATACGACAAAGTTCCTCAAACGGTATGGAATAACGTGCCGTCATGGGACGTGGTTAAGAAATCCAGAATTCCATTGAATAATAATGAAGCTTACACGTTCTTAAAAGAAAAAGGCATGGATTTGGTTAAGTAA
- a CDS encoding HAD-IIA family hydrolase — protein sequence MGNTAMNSMKAFLFDLDGCIYYGDTPAAGAKELLELLKHEGKRCFFVTNNSTQTAKEIASKMSRIGIQAEPEDIVTVTDNAGHYLKGKFGGCVKVKVAGSEALQSSVLGAGHELIPIDSPMPADVILVGRDVTFDYDKLQMIVNDVHRGAKVIGANCDSHHVGTGGVIVPETGSLTAAIETVAGLKIEHIGKPSPYLFECVLNRYGLDPDHCIMVGDNFMTDMAGGVQAGLRTVWINEHNPYLRESMPGIFPDYIVKNMEQLLNIYTK from the coding sequence ATGGGCAATACAGCAATGAACAGCATGAAAGCATTTCTTTTTGATTTGGATGGATGTATCTATTATGGCGATACGCCGGCTGCCGGGGCCAAAGAGCTGTTGGAACTCCTCAAACATGAAGGGAAACGTTGTTTCTTCGTAACCAATAATTCAACTCAGACGGCCAAAGAGATTGCTTCCAAAATGAGCCGCATCGGCATACAAGCCGAACCTGAGGACATTGTTACGGTAACGGACAACGCAGGTCATTACTTGAAGGGGAAATTCGGTGGCTGTGTCAAGGTTAAGGTAGCGGGCAGCGAAGCATTGCAAAGCTCGGTTCTCGGCGCGGGACATGAACTTATTCCAATCGACAGTCCAATGCCGGCCGATGTCATTCTTGTTGGAAGAGATGTGACGTTTGATTATGACAAGCTGCAAATGATCGTCAATGATGTTCATCGCGGAGCGAAAGTCATCGGGGCGAATTGCGATTCGCATCATGTAGGAACCGGAGGGGTGATTGTACCGGAAACGGGTTCTTTAACCGCTGCGATTGAAACGGTGGCCGGCCTGAAGATCGAGCACATCGGGAAGCCCTCGCCTTACTTGTTCGAATGTGTGCTTAACCGGTATGGACTAGACCCCGATCATTGCATCATGGTTGGAGATAATTTTATGACGGATATGGCTGGAGGCGTGCAAGCGGGGCTGCGAACGGTCTGGATTAATGAACATAATCCCTATTTGCGGGAAAGCATGCCTGGAATTTTTCCTGACTATATCGTTAAAAATATGGAACAGCTGTTAAATATATATACCAAATAA
- a CDS encoding ABC transporter permease, producing MQFKKDNLLTLLLLFPGLVFFIGLFIYPLCITFMNSLTISNHTGYSLQNYIDLLSSAKYWNVIGITFILAISTTILSVLIALPLALILRKRVKGHTFIRLLILLPLTVLALISALGLLIVWDKNGWVNLFLMQVLPFIDEPLKINYTLYGLILFYAWLYSPHTILMTLSSIEGIDRNVEQAATITGAKPFEVFRYITLPLSISGIRSGSVMTFLLAFGAFNVPLIAGGNYRPLTVAIYTEAGVFNNWSKASALAIIMGILEIIFILIYFKLTKKRSAA from the coding sequence ATGCAATTTAAAAAAGACAATTTGCTCACCTTATTGCTTCTATTTCCCGGGCTAGTCTTTTTCATCGGCCTCTTTATTTATCCGCTGTGCATAACCTTCATGAACAGCTTAACGATAAGCAATCATACCGGTTATTCCCTTCAGAACTATATCGATTTACTAAGTTCGGCAAAGTATTGGAACGTTATCGGCATTACCTTTATTTTGGCCATTTCCACAACGATCCTTTCCGTTCTTATCGCCTTACCGCTGGCTCTAATCTTAAGGAAACGGGTAAAAGGCCATACATTCATCCGTTTATTGATTTTACTGCCGTTAACGGTACTAGCGTTAATCAGTGCTCTCGGCCTGCTGATCGTCTGGGACAAGAACGGTTGGGTCAATTTGTTTCTTATGCAAGTGCTGCCGTTTATCGATGAACCGCTGAAAATCAATTACACGCTTTATGGTTTGATCCTATTTTATGCATGGCTTTATTCCCCTCATACGATTCTGATGACATTATCATCGATAGAAGGAATCGACCGGAACGTAGAGCAAGCGGCTACGATTACCGGGGCTAAACCTTTTGAAGTGTTCAGATATATTACTTTGCCTTTAAGCATAAGCGGTATCCGCTCCGGCTCGGTGATGACCTTTCTGCTTGCTTTCGGCGCCTTTAATGTTCCGCTGATTGCCGGTGGAAATTACAGACCCCTGACCGTTGCGATTTATACGGAAGCAGGTGTGTTTAATAACTGGTCCAAAGCCAGCGCTTTAGCCATTATTATGGGAATTCTCGAGATTATTTTTATCTTGATTTACTTTAAATTGACTAAGAAAAGGAGCGCGGCATAA
- a CDS encoding MarR family winged helix-turn-helix transcriptional regulator, which produces MNEEEQVLIHCLYFTASRFARNITKLAERTFDFGNLAPSYFYMIMIVKFHPEITQKELCHKLSIAPSTSTRFIDKLESLKLVTRKMSGKQTYISLTEEGEKVYHQFRNSLKDLFAGYSQILGSEFSLDLSKMLHEASNKLEEEL; this is translated from the coding sequence ATGAATGAAGAAGAACAAGTATTAATTCATTGTTTATATTTTACAGCCAGCCGTTTTGCTCGCAACATCACAAAATTAGCTGAAAGAACTTTTGATTTCGGGAACCTGGCTCCTTCTTATTTTTACATGATCATGATCGTTAAATTCCATCCGGAAATCACTCAAAAAGAGCTTTGTCACAAGCTGTCAATCGCTCCTTCTACGAGTACGAGGTTTATTGATAAACTGGAAAGCTTAAAGCTGGTGACAAGAAAAATGAGCGGCAAACAAACCTATATCTCTTTAACTGAAGAAGGAGAAAAGGTTTATCATCAGTTTAGAAATTCTTTAAAAGATCTATTTGCAGGGTATTCTCAGATCTTGGGGAGTGAATTTAGCTTGGATTTAAGTAAAATGTTGCACGAAGCAAGCAATAAACTAGAAGAAGAATTGTAA
- a CDS encoding glycerol-3-phosphate responsive antiterminator encodes MNLLHTVGQKPIIAALRNVRDVEQAIVSQVDNIFFMGGTVKEIINAVQLVKTAGKGAFVHVDLIKGLSNTDKETVSFIADYIGADGIVTPKSHLIAEAKKANLFGILHLFIIDSLALQNGLKAVENVCPDGVELMPGVVRKTIAAFTDAYNHIPIIASGLIHTKEEAAECLEAGATSLSVSEQSLWSLTFQDI; translated from the coding sequence ATGAATCTGCTTCACACAGTTGGTCAGAAGCCGATCATTGCCGCTTTACGCAATGTGCGAGATGTTGAACAAGCAATCGTAAGCCAAGTTGACAATATCTTTTTCATGGGTGGAACAGTTAAGGAAATTATTAACGCCGTTCAGTTAGTTAAGACAGCCGGTAAAGGCGCTTTTGTCCATGTCGATTTGATTAAGGGTTTATCCAATACCGACAAGGAAACCGTAAGCTTTATAGCAGATTACATTGGAGCGGACGGAATTGTCACGCCGAAAAGTCATCTGATCGCTGAAGCGAAAAAAGCTAATTTATTCGGAATACTTCACTTGTTTATTATTGATTCTCTAGCGCTGCAAAATGGACTTAAGGCAGTAGAGAATGTTTGCCCTGATGGAGTGGAGCTTATGCCTGGGGTTGTTCGTAAGACGATCGCTGCTTTTACGGACGCATATAATCATATCCCCATTATCGCGAGCGGGCTCATTCATACGAAGGAAGAGGCAGCCGAATGTCTAGAGGCCGGCGCAACTTCGCTTTCCGTCAGCGAACAAAGCTTGTGGTCATTAACTTTTCAAGATATATAA